One genomic window of Xanthobacter dioxanivorans includes the following:
- the rpoN gene encoding RNA polymerase factor sigma-54, which yields MAMSPKLEFRQSQSLVMTPQLMQAIKLLQLSNMELVAYVEAELERNPLLERVAENEGPDSAGETPSEAAERGEAEAASREEPPASADWMEGDMEPSRAAMETRLDTDLGNVFPDDTPADRGRGDTSASAPGPSGGEWGGGERGEDYNPEAFLTAETTLADHLEAQLSVAASDPALRLIGVNIIGLIDEAGYFTGDLDQLAEQFGVPPAEVERVLKLIQTFEPSGVGARNLAECLAIQLRERDRFDPAMQALVANLELLARHDRNALKRICAVDNEDLSDMIGEIRRLDPKPGLAFGSGVVHPLVPDVYVRPGADGTWLVELNSETLPRVLVNQTYHATVVKHARSQEEKSFLADCLQSASWLTRSLDQRARTILKVASEIVRQQDAFLLHGVRYLRPLNLRTVADAIGMHESTVSRVTSNKYISTPRGVVEMKFFFSSAISASGGGEAHSAESVRHRIKLLIEAESPEDVLSDDTLVQKLKGDGIDIARRTVAKYREGMNIPSSVQRRREKMAMRSVAN from the coding sequence ATGGCGATGAGCCCGAAGCTGGAATTCCGGCAGAGCCAGTCTTTGGTGATGACGCCGCAGCTGATGCAGGCCATCAAGCTGCTGCAGCTCTCCAACATGGAGCTCGTCGCCTACGTGGAGGCGGAGCTGGAGCGCAATCCGCTTCTGGAACGGGTGGCCGAGAACGAAGGCCCGGACAGCGCCGGCGAGACCCCCTCGGAAGCGGCGGAGCGCGGCGAGGCCGAGGCCGCCAGCCGCGAGGAGCCCCCCGCCTCCGCCGACTGGATGGAAGGGGACATGGAGCCGAGCCGCGCGGCCATGGAAACCCGCCTCGACACCGATCTCGGCAACGTCTTCCCGGACGACACCCCGGCCGACCGCGGCAGGGGCGACACCAGCGCCTCGGCGCCCGGCCCCTCCGGCGGCGAATGGGGCGGCGGCGAACGGGGCGAGGACTACAATCCGGAAGCCTTCCTCACCGCAGAGACCACGCTGGCCGACCATCTGGAAGCCCAGCTTTCGGTCGCGGCGAGCGACCCGGCGCTCCGGCTCATCGGCGTCAACATCATCGGCCTCATCGACGAGGCGGGCTACTTCACCGGGGACCTCGACCAGCTCGCCGAGCAGTTCGGCGTGCCCCCGGCCGAGGTCGAGCGGGTGCTGAAGCTCATCCAGACCTTCGAGCCTTCCGGCGTCGGCGCGCGCAACCTCGCCGAATGCCTCGCCATCCAGCTCAGGGAGCGCGACCGCTTCGACCCAGCCATGCAGGCGCTGGTGGCGAACCTGGAGCTGCTCGCCCGGCACGACCGCAACGCGCTGAAGCGCATCTGCGCCGTGGACAACGAGGATCTCTCCGACATGATCGGCGAGATCCGCCGGCTCGATCCCAAGCCCGGCCTCGCCTTTGGCTCCGGCGTGGTGCATCCGCTGGTGCCGGACGTCTATGTCCGCCCCGGCGCCGACGGCACCTGGCTGGTGGAGCTGAATTCGGAAACCCTGCCGCGGGTGCTGGTGAACCAGACCTACCACGCCACCGTGGTCAAGCACGCCCGCTCGCAGGAGGAGAAGAGCTTCCTCGCCGACTGCCTGCAGAGCGCGAGCTGGCTCACCCGCTCCCTCGACCAGCGGGCGCGCACCATCCTGAAGGTGGCGAGCGAGATCGTGCGCCAGCAGGACGCCTTCCTGCTGCACGGGGTGCGCTACCTGCGCCCGCTCAATTTGCGCACGGTGGCGGACGCCATCGGCATGCACGAATCCACCGTGTCGCGGGTGACCTCCAACAAATACATCTCCACCCCGCGCGGCGTGGTGGAGATGAAGTTCTTCTTCTCCTCGGCTATCTCGGCCTCCGGCGGCGGCGAGGCCCACTCGGCCGAATCCGTGCGCCACCGCATCAAGCTGCTGATCGAGGCGGAGAGCCCGGAGGACG
- a CDS encoding ribonuclease D: MTIRLHRGDLPADFVAAPVVAIDTETMGLNPFRDRLCLVQLSNGDGSADLVQIPQGADARSAPNLVRLLADPNVTKLFHFGRFDIAVLQHAFHVMPQPVWCSKIASRLVRTYTDRHGLKDLLRELLNVDISKQQQSSDWGAADLSDAQLTYAASDVLHLHALKAKLEEMLAREGRTGLAAACFAFLPARAALDLSGWAEEDIFAHS, encoded by the coding sequence ATGACCATCCGCCTGCACCGCGGCGACCTGCCCGCGGATTTCGTTGCCGCGCCCGTGGTGGCGATCGACACCGAGACCATGGGGCTGAACCCCTTCCGCGACCGCCTCTGCCTGGTCCAGCTGTCCAACGGCGACGGCAGCGCCGACCTCGTGCAGATCCCCCAGGGGGCGGACGCCAGGAGCGCGCCGAACCTGGTGCGGCTGCTCGCCGACCCGAACGTGACGAAGCTGTTCCATTTCGGCCGCTTCGACATCGCCGTGCTGCAGCACGCCTTCCATGTGATGCCGCAGCCGGTCTGGTGCTCCAAGATCGCCTCGCGCCTCGTGCGCACCTACACCGACCGGCACGGGCTGAAGGACCTCCTGCGCGAGCTGCTGAACGTGGACATCTCCAAGCAGCAGCAAAGCTCGGACTGGGGCGCCGCGGACCTCTCCGACGCCCAGCTCACCTATGCCGCCTCCGACGTCCTCCACCTGCACGCCCTCAAGGCCAAGCTCGAGGAGATGCTGGCGCGGGAGGGCCGCACCGGGCTCGCCGCGGCCTGCTTCGCCTTCCTGCCCGCCCGCGCCGCGCTCGACCTGTCCGGCTGGGCGGAAGAGGACATCTTCGCCCACAGCTGA
- the ilvD gene encoding dihydroxy-acid dehydratase, which produces MPQYRSRTSTHGRNMAGARGLWRATGMKDGDFGKPIIAVVNSFTQFVPGHVHLKDLGQLVAREIEKAGGVAKEFNTIAVDDGIAMGHDGMLYSLPSREIIADSVEYMVNAHCADAMVCISNCDKITPGMLMAAMRLNIPAVFVSGGPMEAGKVLLSTGEKKVDLIDAMIAAADEKVSDADVQVMERSACPTCGSCSGMFTANSMNCLTEALGLALPGNGSVLATHADRERLFVEAGHLIVDLARRYYEQDDASVLPRSIATFKAFENAMTLDISMGGSTNTVLHLLAAANEGEVPFTMADIDRLSRAVPVLCKVAPAVANIHMEDVHRAGGIMAILGELDRGGLIHTDLPTVHSATMADALERWDVARTKSESVTTFFRAAPGGVPTQVAFSQARRWDDLDLDREAGVIRDVAHAYSKDGGLAVLYGNIALDGCIVKTAGVDASILTFTGKARIFESQDAAVEAILSTGRITPGDVVLIRYEGPRGGPGMQEMLYPTSYLKSKGLGKACALVTDGRFSGGSSGLSIGHCSPEAAEGGAIGLVEEGDTIEIDIPNRVIRVAVSDEVLAERRAAMDAKGDAAWKPSSRKRVVSQALQAYAALTTSAARGAVRDVSRLRR; this is translated from the coding sequence ATGCCCCAGTACCGCTCCCGCACCTCCACCCATGGCCGCAACATGGCCGGCGCCCGCGGCCTGTGGCGCGCCACAGGCATGAAGGACGGGGATTTCGGCAAGCCCATCATCGCGGTGGTCAATTCCTTCACCCAGTTCGTGCCGGGGCACGTGCACCTGAAGGACCTCGGCCAGCTGGTGGCGCGCGAGATCGAGAAGGCCGGCGGCGTCGCCAAGGAATTCAACACCATCGCGGTGGATGACGGCATCGCCATGGGCCATGACGGCATGCTCTATTCCCTGCCGTCCCGCGAGATCATCGCCGACAGCGTGGAATACATGGTCAACGCGCACTGCGCCGATGCCATGGTCTGCATCTCCAATTGCGACAAGATCACCCCCGGCATGCTGATGGCCGCCATGCGCCTCAACATCCCGGCCGTGTTCGTCTCCGGCGGGCCCATGGAGGCGGGCAAGGTGCTGCTCTCCACCGGCGAGAAGAAGGTGGACCTCATCGACGCCATGATCGCGGCGGCCGACGAGAAGGTCTCCGACGCCGACGTGCAGGTGATGGAGCGCTCCGCCTGCCCCACCTGCGGCTCGTGCTCCGGCATGTTCACCGCCAATTCCATGAACTGCCTCACCGAGGCGCTCGGGCTGGCGCTGCCCGGCAACGGCTCGGTGCTCGCCACCCATGCCGACCGCGAGCGCCTATTCGTCGAGGCCGGGCACCTCATCGTCGACCTCGCCCGCCGCTATTACGAGCAGGACGACGCCAGCGTGCTGCCGCGCTCCATCGCCACGTTCAAGGCGTTCGAGAACGCCATGACCCTGGACATTTCCATGGGCGGCTCCACCAACACGGTGCTGCACCTGCTCGCCGCCGCCAACGAGGGCGAGGTGCCCTTCACCATGGCCGACATCGACCGCCTATCGCGCGCGGTGCCGGTGCTGTGCAAGGTCGCCCCCGCCGTGGCCAACATCCACATGGAGGACGTGCACCGCGCCGGCGGCATCATGGCCATCCTCGGCGAGCTGGATCGCGGCGGCCTCATCCACACCGACCTGCCGACCGTGCATTCCGCCACCATGGCCGACGCGCTGGAGCGCTGGGACGTGGCCCGCACCAAGAGCGAGAGCGTCACCACCTTCTTCCGCGCCGCGCCCGGCGGCGTGCCCACCCAGGTGGCGTTCAGCCAGGCGCGCCGCTGGGACGACCTCGACCTCGACCGCGAGGCCGGCGTCATCCGCGACGTGGCGCATGCTTATTCCAAGGATGGCGGCCTTGCCGTGCTCTACGGCAACATCGCGCTGGACGGCTGCATCGTGAAGACGGCGGGCGTGGACGCCTCCATCCTCACCTTCACCGGCAAGGCCCGCATCTTCGAGAGCCAGGACGCGGCGGTGGAGGCCATCCTCTCCACCGGGCGCATCACCCCCGGCGACGTGGTGCTGATCCGCTACGAGGGGCCGCGCGGCGGGCCGGGCATGCAGGAGATGCTCTATCCGACCTCCTACCTGAAGTCGAAGGGCCTCGGGAAGGCCTGCGCGCTGGTCACCGACGGCCGCTTCTCCGGCGGCTCCTCGGGCCTGTCCATCGGCCATTGCTCGCCGGAAGCGGCGGAAGGCGGCGCCATCGGCCTCGTGGAAGAAGGCGACACCATCGAGATCGACATCCCCAACCGGGTGATCCGGGTGGCGGTGTCCGACGAGGTGCTGGCCGAGCGCCGCGCCGCCATGGACGCCAAGGGCGACGCCGCCTGGAAGCCTTCGAGCCGCAAGCGCGTGGTCTCCCAGGCCCTCCAGGCCTACGCCGCCCTCACCACCTCCGCCGCCCGCGGCGCGGTGCGCGACGTGAGCCGCCTCAGGCGCTGA
- a CDS encoding LptA/OstA family protein yields MMLSAPRQAPARRPHDAAALWCRLAVAACLLVPAVAVAQTSNVPNALQGFAKNRDQPVRINADSLEVRDKDKVAVFSGNVVVIQGDTTMRSKDLLVYYDGSVGGAPQGGDQPVQKGQIRKLEATGGVVVKTKEQTASGDSGTFEMKSNTVTLVGKPVVLTQGPNVIRGQKLVVDLVTGVSKFEGGGWRASSSPAA; encoded by the coding sequence ATGATGCTTTCCGCGCCTCGCCAGGCTCCCGCCCGAAGGCCCCATGACGCAGCGGCACTTTGGTGCCGGCTCGCCGTCGCGGCCTGCCTGCTCGTTCCGGCCGTCGCCGTCGCGCAGACCTCGAACGTGCCCAACGCGCTCCAGGGCTTCGCCAAGAACCGCGACCAGCCGGTGCGCATCAATGCCGATTCCCTCGAGGTGCGGGACAAGGACAAGGTCGCCGTCTTCTCCGGCAACGTGGTGGTGATCCAGGGCGATACCACCATGCGGTCCAAGGACCTGCTCGTCTACTATGACGGCTCCGTCGGCGGCGCGCCGCAGGGCGGGGATCAGCCGGTGCAGAAGGGCCAGATCCGCAAGCTCGAGGCCACCGGCGGCGTGGTGGTGAAGACCAAGGAACAGACCGCCTCGGGCGACAGCGGCACGTTCGAGATGAAATCCAACACAGTCACCCTCGTCGGCAAGCCTGTGGTGCTCACCCAGGGGCCCAACGTCATCCGCGGCCAGAAGCTGGTGGTGGATCTCGTCACCGGCGTGTCCAAGTTCGAGGGGGGCGGGTGGAGAGCCTCATCATCCCCGGCAGCCTGA
- a CDS encoding CVNH domain-containing protein has translation MMTGISFRIFGAFALFCCLAAPPALAQQVPQGSYLKSCREVQVRFGRDLAAFCATRQGTWVVTRLDNFAACAGDISNEDGQLSCEGAIAPGSIYGSPAPAPPPAYGERPPFGSYMNSCRDIRLEAGWLKATCRDQWGNWRPASTALSWCDRGADIANDNGSLTCRRSGGGGFASERPPYGSYMASCKDVRVVAGWLKASCRDRNGRWVDATTATGWCSAGRDIANDDGRLTCR, from the coding sequence ATGATGACGGGCATTTCCTTCCGGATTTTTGGGGCGTTTGCGCTGTTCTGCTGCCTCGCCGCCCCGCCGGCCCTCGCCCAGCAGGTGCCGCAGGGCAGCTACCTGAAGAGCTGCCGCGAGGTGCAGGTCCGGTTCGGGCGCGACCTCGCCGCCTTCTGCGCCACGCGCCAGGGCACCTGGGTGGTGACGCGCCTCGACAATTTCGCCGCCTGTGCCGGCGACATCTCCAATGAGGACGGCCAGCTCTCGTGTGAGGGGGCGATCGCGCCGGGCTCGATCTATGGATCCCCGGCGCCGGCTCCGCCGCCTGCATACGGTGAGCGGCCGCCCTTCGGCTCCTACATGAACTCCTGCCGGGACATCCGCCTGGAGGCGGGCTGGCTCAAGGCCACCTGCCGGGACCAATGGGGCAACTGGCGGCCGGCCTCGACGGCGCTCAGCTGGTGCGACAGGGGCGCCGACATCGCCAACGACAACGGCAGCCTCACCTGCCGCAGGTCCGGCGGCGGGGGCTTCGCCAGCGAACGCCCGCCCTATGGCTCCTACATGGCGAGCTGCAAGGATGTCCGCGTGGTGGCCGGCTGGCTGAAGGCGAGCTGCCGGGATCGCAACGGCCGCTGGGTCGACGCCACCACCGCCACCGGCTGGTGCTCGGCCGGGCGCGACATCGCCAACGACGATGGCCGGCTCACCTGCCGCTGA
- a CDS encoding CVNH domain-containing protein, whose translation MKRNVVVAGLAGLLLALGWLAGAGAAMAQPVPPGSYLQSCRDVQVRRGGDLSAFCATRNGQWVGARLNDFPSCRGDISNQNGQLWCERRAAPPPPGPGGFGPRGSYQQSCNRIEFRNGVLSGFCRTRAGNWQATMLNTLNCQPGSDISNQDGNLFCPRRQAMQPPPGSYLRSCQNVTLGGAGMLRAQCQRQNGSWNATAINVNACRGARDISNQNGNLSCF comes from the coding sequence ATGAAGCGAAATGTCGTCGTCGCAGGCCTTGCGGGCCTGCTTCTGGCGCTGGGGTGGCTTGCCGGCGCGGGTGCCGCCATGGCCCAGCCGGTGCCGCCCGGCAGCTACCTGCAGAGCTGCCGCGACGTGCAGGTGCGCCGCGGCGGCGACCTCTCCGCCTTCTGCGCCACGCGCAACGGCCAGTGGGTGGGCGCGCGCCTCAACGACTTCCCCAGCTGCCGGGGCGACATCTCCAACCAGAACGGCCAGCTGTGGTGCGAGCGCCGCGCCGCGCCGCCGCCGCCCGGCCCCGGCGGCTTCGGACCGCGCGGCTCCTATCAGCAGAGCTGCAACCGCATCGAGTTCCGCAACGGCGTGCTGAGCGGCTTCTGCCGCACGCGCGCCGGCAACTGGCAGGCCACCATGCTGAACACGCTGAACTGCCAGCCGGGATCGGACATCTCCAACCAGGACGGCAACCTGTTCTGCCCGCGCCGGCAGGCGATGCAGCCGCCGCCCGGTTCCTACCTGCGCTCGTGCCAGAACGTGACCCTGGGCGGCGCCGGCATGCTGCGGGCCCAGTGCCAACGGCAGAACGGCTCGTGGAACGCGACGGCGATCAACGTCAATGCCTGCCGTGGCGCCCGCGACATCTCCAACCAGAACGGCAACCTGTCCTGCTTCTGA
- the lptB gene encoding LPS export ABC transporter ATP-binding protein yields MNVLSMFGKSKSGGGKRRNGKDVPAPAAPRDWDGAAHDAASYDDASYDDASYDDARAWAPDGYADTFDSTGALAAFGLAKSYGGRKVVRDVSLNVRRGEAVGLLGPNGAGKTTCFYMVTGLVKADQGRIELDGHDVTPMPMYRRARLGVGYLPQEASIFRGLSVEDNIMGVLEVTEPNRARRREETEALLEEFKITHVRKSPSIALSGGERRRLEIARALASRPAFMLLDEPFAGIDPIAVGDIQALVRHLTSRGIGVLITDHNVRETLGLIDRAYIIHSGSVLMEGDPEAIVSSPDVRRLYLGEEFRL; encoded by the coding sequence TTGAACGTCCTGTCCATGTTCGGCAAGTCGAAATCGGGCGGCGGCAAACGCCGGAACGGCAAGGATGTTCCGGCGCCGGCAGCTCCGCGGGACTGGGACGGCGCCGCGCATGACGCCGCCTCCTATGATGACGCCTCCTACGACGACGCCTCCTACGACGACGCCCGGGCCTGGGCACCCGACGGCTACGCCGACACCTTCGACAGCACCGGCGCCCTCGCCGCCTTCGGCCTCGCCAAGTCCTATGGCGGACGCAAGGTGGTGCGCGACGTGAGCCTCAACGTCCGGCGCGGGGAGGCGGTGGGTCTTCTGGGCCCCAACGGCGCCGGCAAGACCACCTGCTTCTACATGGTGACGGGCCTCGTGAAGGCCGACCAGGGCCGCATCGAGCTCGACGGGCACGACGTGACCCCCATGCCCATGTATCGCCGCGCCCGCCTCGGCGTCGGCTACCTGCCGCAGGAGGCCTCGATCTTTCGCGGCCTGTCGGTGGAAGACAACATCATGGGCGTGCTGGAGGTGACCGAGCCCAACCGCGCCCGCCGCCGGGAGGAGACGGAAGCCCTCCTCGAGGAATTCAAGATCACCCACGTGCGCAAGTCGCCCTCCATCGCGCTCTCGGGCGGCGAGCGGCGGCGGCTGGAGATCGCGCGGGCGCTGGCCAGCCGGCCCGCCTTCATGCTGCTGGACGAGCCCTTCGCCGGCATCGACCCCATCGCGGTGGGCGACATCCAGGCGCTGGTGCGGCACCTGACCTCCCGCGGCATCGGCGTGCTCATCACCGACCACAACGTGCGCGAGACCCTCGGCCTCATCGACCGGGCCTACATCATCCATTCCGGCTCGGTGCTGATGGAGGGCGACCCGGAAGCCATCGTCTCCAGCCCGGACGTGCGGCGGCTTTATCTCGGCGAGGAGTTCCGGCTATGA